Proteins encoded in a region of the Zea mays cultivar B73 chromosome 4, Zm-B73-REFERENCE-NAM-5.0, whole genome shotgun sequence genome:
- the LOC100384657 gene encoding uncharacterized protein LOC100384657: MAWTESTGVIFGFRAPDLKFQPRRAQVSPCARVLLFLSPLCSVSLTAPSLPPFWPRAPGRSGLQRRRPVPVPRSCSRPSSSRPCGPPVHALLSLSHLSPLCRRVSHGVRLSAGRQHAARPLSSLHAPSSSLGRRSAQSPSSPSKLPCRVPGSALRAVRAAPRAHPNQTVPPSARSLPCSSPARRRFTSARTLLPSSVLSISSSLCAPLFMAVVMLWRGNVVYVDSSPGREAVRAIVFARSRPRFTPRVVVCRILPQSVPSRLARP, encoded by the coding sequence ATGGCCTGGACGGAGTCCACCGGCGTCATCTTCGGCTTCCGCGCGCCGGATTTGAAGTTTCAGCCACGGCGCGCCCAAGTTTCTCCCTGTGCTCGCGTccttctctttctctctcctctctgcTCGGTCTCCCTTACCGCTCCCTCTCTGCCTCCCTTCTGGCCGCGCGCGCCCGGCCGGAGCGGTCTCCAACGCCGGCGCCCAGTTCCTGTGCCACGTTCTTGCTCGCGACCCTCTTCCTCGCGTCCCTGCGGTCCTCCAGTTCACgcgctcctctctctctctcatctctCTCCTCTCTGTCGGCGAGTTTCCCATGGCGTGCGCCTGTCCGCTGGCCGTCAGCACGCTGCGCGTCCTCTGTCTTCCCTGCACGCACCGAGCAGCTCCCTCGGCCGGCGCTCTGCCCAGTCTCCAAGCTCGCCGTCGAAGCTCCCCTGCCGCGTCCCTGGCTCGGCTCTGCGCGCCGTGCGCGCCGCTCCCCGAGCTCACCCAAATCAGACAGTGCCTCCCTCAGCTCGATCCCTGCCGTGCAGCTCTCCGGCTCGCCGGCGTTTCACCAGTGCGCGCACGCTCCTGCCGAGCTCAGTCCTGTCCATCTCTAGCTCCCTGTGCGCGCCTCTGTTCATGGCCGTGGTGATGTTGTGGCGTGGCAACGTCGTGTACGTTGACAGCAGTCCTGGCCGCGAGGCAGTCCGCGCCATAGTGTTCGCCCGATCACGACCTCGCTTTACTCCTCGCGTCGTTGTTTGCCGAATCCTTCCCCAGTCCGTGCCCTCTCGGCTCGCTCGGCCTTAA